The Gymnogyps californianus isolate 813 chromosome 5, ASM1813914v2, whole genome shotgun sequence genome contains a region encoding:
- the RPS6KL1 gene encoding ribosomal protein S6 kinase-like 1 has protein sequence MSRPEAEPCSRALAQARVYLGQLRSRVSPAGPEGGGRRDYLVEAARQLRLALERDVSEDYEEAFNHYQNGVDVLLRGVQVDPNKERREAVKRKITQYLRRAEEIFNCHLQRAAGGGNPTATGYSSLRFRPIRTLSSAVENLRRCKVVGVIDKVQIVQDPATGGTFILKSLPKSHVETRARQTIIPHGVPFMVKLLCYYVSEDSIFLHLEHVQGETLWSHLRSKYCVQQSSADSNTVQALRDCGREDSVGSSQGSSQVSIFSARTGNGLPGSATHRVLGNTDASPAREQSPDPMDPGSGNHCQLRLAPAGSTRAAPGGQDLSVTQAVSGVVDRVPAASAKGPSHLTSQGLVIYPWDALTSGAGCVSERAAPQQDPRLPQTPAPVPKTVRGGQPGAGELPSQQVSEVPWARPILTSGQKQLRAGVAPSSSGKPCGPDPGVREPSRGASLTHGWLSEQPPLGQCRALASRGHCRRAWAVKEEQVQLWAAEILLALEGLHQQGVLCRDLNPRNLLLDAAGHIRLTFFGQWTEVEPQSCSQAQEELYSAPEVGGIAEPTEAADCWSFGSLLYELLTGVALSQNHPSGIQPHTQLHLPEGLSLAATSLLTELLQYNPKRRLGSGGGGMAKLKSHSFFSTIPWNKLVG, from the exons ATGAGCCGGCCGGAGGCCGAGCCCTGCTCCCGGGCGCTGGCGCAGGCCCGCGTCTACCTGGGGCAGCTGCGGAGCCGCGTCTCCCCGGCGGGCCCCgagggcggcgggcggcgggacTACCTGGTGGAGGCGGCGCGGCAGCTGCGGCTGGCGCTGGAGCGGGACGTCAGCGAGGACTACGAGGAGGCCTTCAACCACTACCAGAACGGCGTGGACGTGCTGCTCCGCGGCGTGCAGG TTGACCCCAACAAGGAGCGTCGGGAGGCCGTGAAGCGGAAGATCACACAGTACCTGAGGCGCGCGGAGGAAATCTTCAACTGCCACCTCCAGCGGGCTGCGGGGGGTGGCAACCCCACCGCCACG GGTTACAGCAGCCTGCGCTTCCGTCCGATCAGGACGCTGAGCTCGGCAGTGGAGAACCTGAGACGGTGTAAGGTTGTGGGAGTGATCGATAAG GTGCAGATTGTCCAGGATCCGGCCACTGGTGGGACCTTTATACTTAAG AGCCTCCCCAAATCCCACGTTGAGACCCGTGCACGACAGACCATCATCCCTCATGGGGTCCCCTTCATGGTCAAGCTGTTGTGCTACTACGTGAGTGAGGactccatcttcctccacctGGAGCACGTGCAGG GGGAGACACTGTGGTCTCACCTCCGCTCCAAGTACTGTGtccagcagagctctgcagattCAAACACTGTTCAAGCCCTGAGGGACTGTGGCAGAGAGGACAGCGTGGGAagctcccagggcagcagccaaGTCTCTATCTTCTCTGCTCGGACAGGCAATGGCCTCCCAGGCTCTGCGACCCACCGAGTACTGGGAAACACTGATGCCTCACCTGCTCGGGAGCAGTCCCCCGACCCCATGGACCCTGGCTCAGGGAACCACTGCCAGCTTCGCCTGGCTCCCGCCGGCAGCACGAGGGCTGCACCTGGAGGGCAGGATCTAAGCGTGACACAGGCTGTGTCTGGTGTCGTGGACCGTGTTCCAGCAGCATCAGCCAAAGGCCCCAGCCACCTTACCAGCCAGGGCCTGGTCATCTACCCCTGGGACGCTCTAACCAGCGGCGCGGGCTGCGTATCAGAGAGAGCAGCCCCCCAACAAGACCCCAGGCTTCCCCAGACACCTGCCCCTGTACCGAAGACTGTGAGAGGGGGCCAGCCAGGGGCAGGGGAGCTGCCGTCTCAGCAAGTATCTGAGGTCCCCTGGGCTCGGCCCATCCTGACCTCGGGTCAGAAGCAGCTTCGTGCAGGAGTTGCCCCGTCCAGCTCTGGCAAGCCCTGTGGGCCTGACCCAGGGGTGCGGGAGCCCTCGCGGGGAGCAAGCCTGACCCATGGCTGGCTCAGCGAGCAGCCACCATTAGGACAGTGCAGGGCTTTGGCTTCCCGTGGGCACTGCCGGAGAGCGTGGGCTGTGAAGGAGGAGCAGGTGCAGCTGTGGGCAGCAGAAATCCTCCTGGCCTTAGAGGGACTTCACCAACAGGGTGTATTGTGCCGGGACCTCAACCCCAGGAACCTGCTGCTTGATGCAGCCG gtcaTATCCGTCTCACCTTCTTTGGCCAGTGGACAGAAGTGGAGCCCCAATcctgcagccaggcacaggAAGAGCTGTACAGTGCCCCAG AAGTTGGGGGGATTGCGGAGCCCACCGAAGCAGCTGACTGCTGGAGCTTTGGCTCTCTCTTGTATGAGTTGCTGACAGGAGTG GCACTGTCCCAAAACCATCCTTCAGGGATTC